A segment of the Streptomyces sp. NBC_00178 genome:
CTTCGGGCTGGTGCACGCGGCCTCGGTGGCCTTGAGGAGACGTGCGCCCACACCTTGTCGGCGGGCGGTGGGCGCGATCATCACCATGGTGATGAAGCCCTGCTCGAAGAAGGTGTATTCCAGCACGCTGTAGCCCAAAGGCCCGGATGCGTCCTCGGCCAGGAGAACCAAGCCTTGTTCGCACCAGCGTCGGATACTCGCGCGCCGCGCATCGTCGCCCGATGCCGCGATGGAGTCGATGCTGGCCACTCCGGGCCAGTCCGAGGCATTCGCGTGGCGTATCACCTCCGTGCCGAGCTCCGTCTCCGCCGCCTCGACCTGCGCCCCCGCCTGCTGCACCTGGGGATCGGCCAGCAGAGCCGAGATGACGTGCTCCGCCTCCGCGAAGGCCCTCTCCCGGCCGTGCCGCCGTACGGCCTCCTGCACGCGCCGCTCTTTCCCGCGGTCGCCGGTCATCACGCCGCCGCCCCTTCCGTCGTCGCCCACTCCAGCCCGAGGCCGGCGAGCGCGGCGAGCTTGTCGGCGGTCAGCTTGGCCCTACGGCTCTTGCTGTTGGACAGAAATACCCCAAGCCGGACTTCTGCCCCGTCGTCCAGCCGTTCTACGTGCCCCCTTGGAACCGTCACAGAGCCCGTGCGGGCCTTGTACTGCGCCAGGGCCGCAACACCCTTCTCGAAGGCACTCAGCGGCTTCGCGGGCGCGGTCGCCCCTTCCGTGGGCGGGAGCTCCGGGAGCACGGTCACAGGAAGCGGGGTGACGCCGATGGCCTCCAGGCGCTCCCGCTGCCCCTCGACCAGGTCCGCCCACACCCCGGGCTGCCGCTGCCGGGCCAGCCACCGCCCCACGTCCATCCCGTGCACGGTGAAGCCGGGCAAGACCTCCCCCGGGCCTTCCTCGTCACGCACCAGCTCCCGCA
Coding sequences within it:
- a CDS encoding GNAT family N-acetyltransferase produces the protein MTGDRGKERRVQEAVRRHGRERAFAEAEHVISALLADPQVQQAGAQVEAAETELGTEVIRHANASDWPGVASIDSIAASGDDARRASIRRWCEQGLVLLAEDASGPLGYSVLEYTFFEQGFITMVMIAPTARRQGVGARLLKATEAACTSPKLFTSTNVSNHPMQLLLQRVGWSPVGLLYGLDEGDPELFYLCPGAQPRGLVEAEG